A single region of the Anomaloglossus baeobatrachus isolate aAnoBae1 chromosome 2, aAnoBae1.hap1, whole genome shotgun sequence genome encodes:
- the USF3 gene encoding basic helix-loop-helix domain-containing protein USF3 translates to MPEMTQNASPIKSKHRKKNRESHNEVERHRKKKINSGINRIGDLIPCSAALKQSKNMILEQAFKYITELKRQNDELLLNGGNKEQACEIKKLRRELSEIQKENARYIDLLKSNDICLYDDPTLTWKGNSRNSKAPLIASADQTPKLPLCLNGNQLGSSNQGTTVHGITFNVGHNLQKQTANVVPVQRTCNLVTPITIAGVYPLDKTWQQNSTCPTTAAEVESASLPVTVAQTTANLVQSKGKAAAPSPTSSALSFPVATTAATPISSSQAQEGNDVAQNVHENVMSVNSNLPSQVSQADVPGISLQVASENTPAASTSAEIGKDVGKDILPSVDVASSMGVVIHSREGNSSLEVSAGSSAPMLSAPLLEAGWSLSPGLPDLKGIGSLSRIPSDGNTKTTWTTLQLAGNTVQPLSQSSSAVIPAPLVEQPVASKEVPNHRPVTACINLNNIAPSEIKAMEQVMVKMSSCQPVQVQSLITQPQAQSTTSILPLHPPVQVIQVAQPFGPAINPSPTNQNIILLQPPAPAPCPPVPKPPVGQQIVIIQATPNQNTLPIMTAQPTPSMVMPINATSPVVCPTNPVQSAVIPQTFGGKHLVHILPRPSPVQLPSTAQQVPAPAISNQQPPTISLNGQLFALQPMNPSSGSSNQTPMQIIQPTTSEDPNTNVALNTFGALANLSQNISQLAGHSCLQFTLNPPTPSSSTASVSMPATTVTAAVTETSSALPLASVTTKPLLVKPVTNTSPAGAKPKKTIKKPPVKKGASAKKDPAASSQPEPPKTQTSKGPHNEKKASNLATSSTIVEKSAGKASENGLSEKPEDVGNPANSEGTATSSEPRHNELLPAHIQNATEESGGTQNERTPDPDGFTGDVDPGNLPVNKETLQDTPAVEGSQESNKLPPCTSSDHATASRLCQGVGGTPTLTAADLLEVQILSDDPHEKSFHLNGDSKDLDGPGPPLRKMKTKEALTVGETRPEPVITNTNQTDIPEQDGGNNSSVTNRQTDSPSSGNSASSRNFSVASMLPDANRDDVVGGASLGPPFNGCGFSEQNDIVAVAARAIFDQETLSKVRSRVQVEVGGQVPRTSEAEALPPDCQLPFKPHLAKENLSQLQPSSHAFSSPDNNGRPCVDRLVEKSNCAIVNAASLSLQISTSQSQSVTSLSINNLIHSGAINHAVNCNSVLQTSENMSVPPSTNTSVSTSTYESQTEVTTVLSDYSHEQLHSMSSAVMQVSRATVPLLKQTLDSRKESNKRPAHDDGLLSAAKRQKQCQVPIRLDRLQPSVSVTEQNEVMGGQVVSDSSASTVSVSSSVQSHSEGLSSLLTSNNNFINPTLRQSDPRCNSQPSVSEQVQIGNQHLQPLQSHQQQQVPLHSNNPYLKQQQQQAGHLRDHHHLYQQQQQIPHVDRSLRPQPHNLQQQRMVQQDVQMQKKQNHIQGAQTARLSLHQKHLTEQNRHKNSQPHHQQIQQQQIPPHFGNAQVEKPCENTVPSRGLHVSHSHSHVSQDMLHQHQQDISRSQGSIVSSEHLSGHNQVQRLMTSRSLEQQMVSQASVVSRPPNMTCVPHRQERNRVSSYSAEALIGKSTSNTEPRIGVSVQASRLSEQIEMRKYLDASRNKVLPTHNLQGHMTMEHAMNAEAQRLPDCQTFKTGGLSQQQTASFEVQTSRSNEGGTNANMRGLQSQTYRISQNPNSAMDRQKHLPYQSVQEVPISNNLAIRENENSCHQSFMQSLLAPHIGDQVGASQRPISSHQRMQYNTSSNIEFTCPPTRESLHLRRENEGQNRESCDLGMGQVNSRNNSLNIPFSSSSGEIQGRNTSPHMQKSVRPSDGQTKNQLNIQVSINMHGVVHPPIPHQSVSHGNGDQRQTVRQTNTSVAQRSRHPLQEEPDSKTRQPERSRSGNQRHGNMFDSTLPHLPLAGPSPMIIGRQQPVTDKRAGIVRFMPDGPQVSADNPAPDQHTLTQNFGFPFIPEGTMNPPINANASFIPPVTQTTATRTPALIPVDPQNTLPSFYPPYSPAHPSLSNDLTLPYFSNQMFPNPSTEKANGNRFGSILSPPRPVGFSQTTFPLLPEMPPMHMANPSHLSNFNLTSLFPEIATALPADGSAVSPLLSISHPSADASKQTSNRPAHNISHILGHDSSSAV, encoded by the exons ATGCCGGAGATGACTCAGAATGCAAGTCCTATCAAATCTAAGCACAG GAAGAAAAACCGTGAAAGCCACAATGAGG tggaAAGACATAGGAAGAAGAAAATAAACTCTGGGATCAATCGAATCGGAGACCTCATCCCGTGCTCTGCCGCACTGAAGCAG AGCAAGAACATGATCCTGGAACAAGCTTTCAAGTACATCACCGAGCTGAAGCGGCAAAATGACGAGCTGCTGCTAAATGGAGGGAACAAGGAGCAAG CCTGCGAGATAAAGAAACTCAGACGGGAGTTGTCAGAGATCCAAAAAGAAAATGCTCGTTACATTGACTTACTGAAGAGCAATGACATCTGCCTGTACGACGACCCGACGCTGACCTGGAAAGGAAACTCCAGAAACTCGAAGGCCCCGCTGATCGCTTCTGCCGACCAAACCCCGAAGCTTCCGCTCTGCCTGAACGGGAACCAACTGGGCTCGTCTAACCAGGGCACCACTGTGCATGGCATCACCTTCAACGTGGGTCACAACCTCCAAAAGCAAACGGCCAACGTTGTACCGGTGCAAAGAACCTGCAACTTGGTGACGCCCATCACCATCGCCGGTGTTTACCCCTTGGACAAAACATGGCAGCAAAATTCAACATGTCCAACCACTGCGGCTGAGGTTGAGTCAGCGAGTCTTCCTGTGACCGTAGCACAGACCACGGCAAACCTCGTCCAGTCCAAGGGCAAAGCCGCTGCTCCTTCCCCAACCAGCTCTGCGCTTTCATTTCCAGTGGCGACTACTGCTGCGACTCCAATAAGTTCTTCCCAGGCACAAGAAGGGAACGATGTGGCGCAAAATGTGCACGAAAATGTCATGTCCGTCAATAGCAATCTTCcgtcacaagtttcacaagccgacGTGCCTGGAATTAGTTTGCAGGTTGCTTCCGAGAATACGCCTGCAGCTTCCACTTCTGCCGAGATTGGAAAGGATGTAGGGAAGGACATTTTACCCAGTGTTGACGTTGCATCCAGCATGGGGGTCGTCATCCACTCAAGAGAAGGAAACTCATCCCTCGAGGTCTCAGCCGGCTCCAGTGCACCCATGTTGTCTGCTCCTTTGCTGGAGGCCGGCTGGTCCCTGTCGCCTGGATTACCAGATCTGAAGGGTATCGGAAGCCTCTCACGGATCCCGTCTGATGGAAACACTAAAACTACATGGACAACGTTGCAACTTGCTGGAAACACTGTGCAGCCGTTAAGTCAATCGTCCTCGGCAGTGATTCCCGCACCCCTGGTCGAGCAGCCAGTAGCCTCCAAAGAAGTCCCGAATCACCGTCCAGTTACAGCTTGCATAAACCTGAACAACATAGCACCCTCAGAAATCAAGGCCATGGAGCAAGTAATGGTGAAAATGTCTTCTTGTCAGCCCGTACAAGTGCAGTCACTTATCACCCAGCCGCAGGCACAAAGCACAACCAGTATCCTCCCACTGCACCCCCCTGTGCAGGTCATTCAGGTGGCTCAGCCATTCGGCCCTGCAATAAATCCATCGCCAACCAATCAGAACATTATATTACTCCAGCCACCGGCGCCTGCGCCTTGTCCGCCTGTTCCTAAACCCCCTGTGGGGCAGCAGATCGTTATAATCCAAGCCACCCCCAACCAGAACACCCTCCCCATAATGACTGCTCAGCCAACCCCTTCTATGGTCATGCCCATTAATGCAACCAGTCCTGTCGTCTGCCCTACAAACCCGGTGCAAAGCGCGGTGATACCACAGACGTTCGGTGGAAAACATCTCGTTCATATATTGCCCAGACCCAGCCCTGTGCAGCTGCCGAGCACCGCTCAGCAAGTCCCCGCGCCCGCCATCTCGAATCAACAGCCGCCGACAATATCTCTCAACGGACAGTTGTTTGCGTTGCAGCCAATGAATCCATCGTCTGGATCTTCCAACCAAACCCCTATGCAAATTATCCAGCCAACGACCAGTGAAGATCCCAACACCAACGTCGCTCTCAACACATTCGGTGCTTTGGCTAATCTCAGTCAGAACATTTCTCAGCTGGCCGGGCACAGCTGCCTGCAGTTTACCCTTAATCCTCCGACTCCATCTTCCAGCACCGCATCAGTATCAATGCCTGCAACCACTGTGACAGCCGCAGTCACTGAAACCTCTTCCGCTTTACCTCTTGCATCTGTAACGACAAAGCCTTTATTAGTAAAACCTGTAACTAACACTTCACCAGCCGGGGCAAAGCCAAAAAAGACAATCAAGAAACCTCCGGTAAAGAAAGGAGCTTCTGCTAAAAAGGATCCTGCTGCATCCAGTCAACCAGAACCACCAAAAACCCAGACCAGTAAGGGACCTCACAATGAGAAGAAGGCTTCCAACTTAGCCACATCCTCAACTATCGTAGAGAAATCAGCAGGTAAAGCCTCAGAAAATGGACTAAGTGAGAAGCCTGAAGATGTCGGAAATCCTGCGAACTCGGAAGGAACTGCAACTTCATCTGAACCAAGGCACAATGAACTCTTACCCGCACACATCCAGAACGCCACAGAAGAGAGTGGAGGAACACAAAACGAGCGCACACCAGATCCCGACGGTTTTACAGGAGATGTGGATCCCGGCAATCTCCCGGTAAATAAGGAGACCCTTCAAGACACTCCGGCTGTAGAGGGTTCTCAGGAATCCAATAAGTTACCCCCTTGCACAAGTTCGGATCATGCCACTGCTTCCAGGCTGTGCCAAGGAGTAGGTGGCACCCCAACCTTAACCGCTGCCGACTTGCTGGAAGTGCAGATATTGAGTGATGATCCACATGAGAAATCCTTTCATTTAAATGGAGACTCAAAGGATCTTGATGGTCCTGGACCACCGTTAAGAAAAATGAAGACGAAAGAAGCTTTAACCGTAGGTGAAACGAGACCAGAACCAGTTATTACAAACACAAATCAGACTGATATCCCGGAACAAGATGGTGGCAACAATTCCTCCGTCACTAATCGGCAAACTGACTCGCCCTCGTCCGGTAACTCTGCCAGCAGCCGCAATTTCTCAGTGGCTTCAATGTTGCCAGATGCCAACAGGGACGACGTTGTCGGTGGGGCATCATTGGGGCCACCCTTTAACGGGTGTGGGTTTTCCGAGCAGAATGACATAGTAGCCGTTGCAGCAAGAGCCATCTTTGATCAGGAGACTCTCTCGAAAGTAAGATCAAGAGTCCAGGTGGAAGTCGGGGGCCAGGTTCCCAGGACCTCGGAGGCAGAAGCTTTGCCCCCGGACTGTCAGCTCCCTTTCAAGCCCCACCTGGCCAAAGAAAACCTTTCTCAACTCCAGCCCTCATCTCATGCCTTCAGCTCCCCGGATAATAATGGCCGCCCTTGTGTCGATCGTCTGGTAGAAAAAAGTAATTGTGCGATTGTGAACGCCGCCAGTCTGTCATTACAGATCTCCACGTCTCAGTCTCAGAGCGTGACCAGTCTGAGCATCAATAACTTAATACACTCGGGTGCCATTAACCATGCGGTGAACTGCAACAGTGTGTTACAAACCTCTGAAAACATGTCCGTGCCTCCATCCACCAACACCTCTGTGTCCACCAGCACCTACGAAAGCCAGACGGAGGTGACGACAGTCCTGTCCGACTACTCGCACGAGCAGCTGCATTCCATGAGTTCTGCCGTCATGCAGGTGTCTCGGGCGACAGTCCCTCTCCTGAAACAAACGCTCGATAGTAGGAAAGAGTCGAACAAGCGTCCGGCTCACGATGACGGGCTACTTTCTGCAGCTAAGAGACAGAAACAGTGTCAAGTTCCGATTCGGCTTGATCGATTGCAGCCTTCAGTCAGCGTCACAGAGCAGAACGAAGTAATGGGGGGTCAAGTGGTGTCCGATTCCTCCGCATCTACAGTGTCTGTCTCCAGTAGTGTCCAAAGCCACAGTGAGGGACTCTCCAGTCTGCTCACTTCAAATAATAACTTTATTAACCCGACACTGAGACAGTCGGACCCGCGATGCAATTCGCAACCTTCTGTGTCTGAGCAGGTCCAGATCGGAAACCAGCACCTTCAGCCACTACAGTCGCACCAACAGCAGCAAGTACCTCTCCACAGTAACAACCCATACctgaagcagcagcagcaacaagcaGGACATTTGCGGGACCATCATCACTTGTATCAGCAGCAGCAACAAATCCCCCATGTGGACCGTTCCCTTCGCCCGCAGCCTCATAACCTTCAGCAACAACGAATGGTTCAGCAGGACGTTCAAATGCAAAAGAAGCAGAACCACATCCAAGGTGCTCAGACGGCGCGGCTGTCTTTGCATCAGAAGCATCTCACCGAGCAAAATCGGCATAAGAACAGTCAACCCCATCACCAACAGATCCAGCAGCAGCAGATCCCTCCTCATTTTGGAAATGCCCAAGTGGAAAAGCCATGTGAGAACACTGTCCCTTCTCGGGGTCTccatgtctcccactctcacagtcATGTGAGTCAGGACATGCTTCATCAACATCAACAGGATATCAGCCGCTCGCAGGGATCTATTGTATCCTCGGAGCACTTATCAGGGCACAACCAAGTGCAAAGACTCATGACCTCAAGGAGTTTAGAGCAGCAGATGGTGTCCCAAGCCAGCGTGGTCTCTCGGCCCCCAAACATGACGTGCGTTCCGCACCGACAGGAAAGGAATCGGGTCTCCAGTTACTCCGCTGAGGCGCTTATAGGCAAGAGTACGTCAAACACGGAACCGAGAATCGGAGTCTCCGTCCAAGCTTCAAGGCTATCGGAGCAGATTGAGATGCGGAAGTATCTGGATGCATCTAGAAACAAAGTTCTACCAACCCATAACCTTCAGGGCCACATGACCATGGAGCACGCCATGAATGCCGAGGCACAGAGGCTTCCCGACTGCCAAACATTTAAGACGGGAGGCTTGTCTCAGCAGCAAACAGCCTCCTTTGAAGTTCAGACCTCGAGAAGCAACGAAGGTGGCACTAATGCGAATATGAGGGGGCTGCAGTCACAAACCTATAGGATAAGCCAGAATCCTAACTCCGCAATGGATCGGCAAAAGCACCTACCCTACCAGAGCGTCCAAGAGGTGCCCATCTCAAATAACCTTGCCATTAGAGAGAATGAGAATTCTTGTCACCAGAGCTTCATGCAGAGTTTGTTAGCACCTCACATTGGAGACCAAGTGGGGGCGAGTCAGCGGCCGATCTCCAGCCACCAAAGGATGCAGTACAACACCTCCTCCAACATCGAGTTCACTTGCCCACCGACTCGTGAGTCTCTGCACCTGCGGAGAGAGAATGAAGGACAGAACCGGGAGAGCTGTGACTTGGGAATGGGACAAGTGAACTCCAGGAACAATTCTTTAAATATTCCTTTCTCCAGCTCCTCTGGAGAGATCCAGGGCAGGAACACAAGTCCTCACATGCAAAAATCTGTTCGGCCATCAGACGGGCAGACAAAGAACCAGCTGAACATCCAGGTATCCATTAACATGCATGGTGTGGTCCATCCACCCATTCCTCATCAGTCTGTGTCCCATGGGAATGGAGATCAGCGGCAAACGGTGAGGCAGACGAATACTTCGGTAGCCCAACGTTCTAGACATCCCCTGCAGGAGGAACCGGACTCCAAAACCCGGCAACCTGAAAGAAGCCGATCTGGAAACCAAAGACATGGCAATATGTTTGATTCTACACTGCCTCACCTCCCCTTAGCTGGCCCAAGTCCCATGATCATTGGGCGTCAGCAGCCCGTTACCGATAAGAGGGCAGGAATAGTTCGCTTTATGCCGGATGGCCCCCAGGTGTCTGCTGACAATCCAGCTCCTGACCAACATACACTCACCCAGAACTTTGGCTTCCCGTTCATCCCGGAGGGCACAATGAACCCACCCATTAACGCAAATGCATCCTTCATCCCTCCTGTTACACAGACCACGGCCACACGGACGCCTGCCCTGATTCCGGTAGATCCGCAGAACACGTTGCCTTCTTTTTACCCTCCGTATTCGCCAGCTCATCCAAGTTTGTCCAATGATCTCACCCTCCCTTACTTCTCCAACCAGATGTTTCCTAATCCAAGCACCGAGAAGGCCAACGGCAATAGGTTTGGCTCCATACTCTCCCCACCGAGGCCTGTAGGCTTCTCGCAGACAACATTCCCTCTCCTCCCAGAAATGCCCCCGATGCACATGGCCAACCCATCCCACCTCTCCAACTTCAACCTGACCTCACTGTTTCCAGAAATCGCCACCGCCCTCCCTGCTGATGGCTCGGCCGTGTCACCATTACTTTCCATATCGCACCCTTCTGCGGACGCTTCGAAGCAGACGTCCAATAGGCCGGCGCACAACATCAGCCACATATTGGGCCACGACTCCAGTTCGGCAGTGTAG